One segment of Verrucomicrobiota bacterium DNA contains the following:
- the rpsO gene encoding 30S ribosomal protein S15: MEIGTMEAKVNTIEDVRLHERDTGSADVQIALLTQRINHLTEHLQKNIKDHSSRRGLLVMVSQRRRLLDYLHNTDTNRYLAITKKLKLRK, from the coding sequence ATGGAAATTGGAACTATGGAAGCTAAAGTGAATACGATTGAAGACGTGCGATTGCACGAACGAGACACCGGTTCGGCCGATGTCCAGATTGCTTTGTTGACACAGCGCATCAATCACCTGACCGAGCATCTGCAAAAGAACATCAAAGATCACAGCTCGCGTCGCGGTCTGTTGGTGATGGTGAGCCAGCGTCGCCGGTTGCTTGATTATTTGCACAACACGGACACCAATCGCTACCTGGCGATCACCAAGAAGCTCAAGCTTCGTAAATAG
- the pnp gene encoding polyribonucleotide nucleotidyltransferase: MSEKIIAPLGDKQIIIESGKIAKQADGAVVIQMGETIVMVAAVAATKAKPGQDFFPLTVDYREKAAAAGKFPGGYFKREGRPTEKEILTCRLIDRPIRPLFPKGWYNEVQVQSIVLSADGENDPDMLSLLGASAALMVSDIPWDGPLGAVRVGRINGKFVANPTHAQMAESDLDLVYVGTSADIVMYEGSAREITEADFNAALEFARESCQPLIDAQRELATKAGKPKRAITLNIVPEEILKEAKALAGDRVVAALLTPGKLARESAVSAIFEEVGKKLVEKFGEEKVTEFVIKDASYYIQKEAVRGLILNSGKRLDGRAFDVVRPISGEVGILPRAHGSALFTRGETQTVTLATLGTSEDAQEFDSYTGGETEKKFILHYNFPNFSVGETGRISGPGRREIGHGALAERSIEPMLPLKDYPYAIRVTSEIMESNGSTSMASVCGGTLALMDAGVPMTRPVAGISIGICTQLDDQDKLSRYQLLTDIIGWEDAFCDMDCKIAGTSKGITGFQLDLKLRGIPHKVMAEAVERARVARLFILGEMAKTLAEPRKEMSKYAPRIVTVKINPEKIGALIGPGGKNIKRLVEESGCEINIEDDGTVNIYSVSEEGMKIARDAIEGMTAEAEIGKIYRGKVVTIKEFGAFVEFLPGRDGLCHISELANFRVKQTEDIVKLGDEIWVKCLGVDEKGRVKLSRRAAMAERDQEMADKKQPPEN; encoded by the coding sequence ATGTCAGAAAAAATCATTGCCCCATTGGGCGATAAGCAAATCATTATTGAATCCGGCAAAATTGCCAAACAAGCCGACGGGGCCGTCGTCATCCAAATGGGCGAAACCATCGTCATGGTGGCCGCCGTGGCCGCCACCAAAGCCAAACCCGGCCAGGATTTCTTTCCGCTCACGGTGGATTACCGCGAAAAGGCCGCCGCCGCGGGCAAATTTCCCGGCGGTTACTTCAAACGCGAAGGCCGTCCGACTGAAAAGGAAATTCTCACCTGCCGTTTGATCGATCGGCCCATCCGTCCGCTCTTTCCCAAGGGCTGGTATAATGAGGTGCAGGTGCAAAGCATCGTGTTGAGCGCTGATGGTGAGAATGATCCCGACATGCTCAGTCTGCTTGGCGCTTCGGCAGCTTTGATGGTCAGCGACATTCCGTGGGACGGACCGTTGGGCGCGGTGCGTGTCGGTCGGATCAACGGCAAGTTTGTGGCAAATCCTACGCACGCGCAAATGGCTGAAAGTGATCTCGACCTCGTTTACGTCGGCACCAGCGCGGACATCGTGATGTATGAAGGGTCGGCCAGGGAAATAACCGAAGCCGACTTTAACGCGGCGTTGGAATTTGCCCGGGAAAGTTGCCAGCCGCTCATCGACGCCCAAAGGGAGTTGGCTACTAAAGCGGGCAAGCCAAAGCGCGCCATCACGCTCAACATCGTTCCCGAGGAAATCCTTAAGGAAGCCAAAGCCTTGGCCGGGGATCGCGTCGTCGCGGCGCTGCTCACGCCTGGAAAACTCGCGCGCGAATCTGCCGTCAGCGCAATTTTCGAGGAGGTTGGAAAAAAACTGGTGGAGAAATTCGGCGAAGAGAAAGTGACCGAGTTCGTCATCAAAGACGCCTCGTACTACATCCAGAAGGAAGCCGTTCGCGGTCTCATCCTCAACAGCGGCAAGCGGCTGGATGGTCGCGCGTTTGATGTGGTTCGTCCCATTTCCGGCGAAGTCGGCATTTTGCCGCGCGCCCACGGCTCGGCGCTGTTCACGCGCGGCGAAACGCAGACCGTCACGCTGGCCACGCTGGGCACGAGCGAAGACGCGCAGGAGTTTGACTCTTATACCGGTGGCGAAACCGAGAAAAAATTCATCCTGCACTACAACTTCCCGAATTTTTCCGTCGGAGAGACTGGACGCATCAGCGGTCCGGGCCGTCGCGAAATCGGCCACGGCGCGTTGGCGGAACGTTCCATCGAGCCGATGCTGCCGTTGAAGGATTATCCGTATGCGATCCGTGTCACCAGCGAGATCATGGAGTCCAACGGTTCCACGTCGATGGCTTCCGTGTGCGGCGGCACGCTGGCGCTCATGGACGCCGGCGTTCCGATGACGCGACCTGTGGCTGGCATCAGCATCGGGATTTGCACTCAGCTTGATGATCAGGACAAACTTTCCCGTTACCAGTTGCTCACCGACATCATCGGTTGGGAAGACGCGTTCTGCGACATGGACTGCAAAATTGCCGGCACGTCGAAAGGCATCACCGGATTTCAGCTCGATCTCAAACTGCGCGGCATTCCGCACAAAGTGATGGCGGAGGCTGTGGAGCGGGCAAGAGTGGCGCGCCTCTTTATCCTGGGCGAGATGGCCAAGACTCTGGCCGAGCCGCGCAAGGAAATGAGCAAGTACGCGCCGCGTATCGTCACGGTGAAGATCAACCCGGAGAAGATTGGCGCGTTGATCGGGCCGGGTGGCAAAAACATCAAGCGGCTGGTGGAGGAGTCCGGTTGCGAAATCAACATTGAGGACGACGGCACCGTCAATATCTACTCCGTCTCGGAAGAGGGAATGAAGATTGCCCGCGACGCAATTGAAGGCATGACTGCCGAAGCCGAGATTGGGAAAATCTATCGTGGCAAAGTCGTCACGATAAAGGAATTTGGCGCGTTCGTTGAATTTCTGCCCGGCAGGGACGGCCTGTGTCACATCAGCGAGCTGGCCAACTTCCGCGTCAAGCAGACCGAGGACATCGTCAAATTGGGCGACGAAATCTGGGTCAAGTGTCTCGGTGTGGACGAAAAAGGCCGGGTGAAACTTTCCCGCAGAGCTGCCATGGCCGAACGCGATCAGGAAATGGCTGACAAGAAACAGCCCCCGGAAAACTGA